In the Pseudomonas sp. DTU_2021_1001937_2_SI_NGA_ILE_001 genome, one interval contains:
- the phoR gene encoding phosphate regulon sensor histidine kinase PhoR has translation MLVGLVSGEYGWSLSIGLGLYLAWTLKQLLRLHAWLSSHKADEPPPDGYGLWGDVFDSIYHLQRRDQRVRGRLQAVIDRVQESTAALRDAVIMLDADGNLEWWNRAAETLLGLKTPQDGGQPVTNLVRHPRFKEYFAQGNFAEPLEIPSPSNDRIRIQMLITRYGNNEHLMLVRDVTRIHQLEQMRKDFVANVSHELRTPLTVIFGYLETLLDNSEDVNPRWVRALQQMHQQGSRMQTLLNDLLLLAKLEATDYPSDSQPVPVGALLQTIANDAQALSADKAHNILLSIDSDMGLKGSETELRSAFSNLIFNAVKYTPAGGEIRIRWWTDTRGAHLSVQDSGIGIEAKHLPRLTERFYRVDTSRASNTGGTGLGLAIVKHVLLRHRGTLEINSVLGKGSVFVCHFSAVQMADPDDDFDEL, from the coding sequence ATGCTGGTGGGGCTGGTCAGCGGCGAGTACGGCTGGAGCCTGTCGATCGGGCTGGGCCTGTACCTGGCCTGGACGCTCAAGCAACTGTTGCGCCTGCATGCCTGGCTGAGCAGCCACAAGGCCGATGAGCCGCCGCCCGACGGTTACGGCCTGTGGGGCGACGTGTTCGACAGCATCTACCACCTGCAACGCCGCGACCAGCGCGTGCGCGGCCGCCTGCAGGCGGTCATCGACCGCGTCCAGGAGTCCACCGCCGCGCTGCGCGACGCGGTGATCATGCTCGATGCCGACGGCAACCTGGAATGGTGGAACCGCGCTGCGGAAACCCTGCTGGGCCTGAAGACCCCCCAGGACGGCGGCCAGCCGGTCACCAACCTGGTGCGCCATCCGCGCTTCAAGGAATACTTCGCCCAGGGCAACTTCGCCGAGCCGCTGGAAATTCCCTCGCCCAGCAACGACCGCATCCGCATCCAGATGCTGATTACCCGCTACGGCAACAACGAGCACCTGATGCTGGTGCGCGACGTGACCCGCATCCACCAGCTGGAACAGATGCGCAAGGATTTCGTGGCCAACGTGTCCCACGAACTGCGCACGCCCCTGACGGTGATCTTCGGCTATCTGGAAACGCTGCTGGACAACAGCGAGGACGTCAATCCGCGCTGGGTGCGGGCGCTGCAGCAGATGCACCAACAGGGCAGTCGCATGCAGACCCTGCTCAACGACCTGCTGCTGCTGGCCAAGCTGGAAGCCACCGACTACCCCTCCGACAGCCAGCCGGTGCCGGTCGGCGCGCTGCTCCAGACCATCGCCAACGACGCCCAGGCGCTGTCGGCCGACAAGGCGCACAACATCCTGCTCAGCATCGACAGCGACATGGGCCTCAAAGGCAGCGAGACCGAGCTGCGCAGCGCTTTCTCCAACCTGATCTTCAACGCCGTGAAGTACACCCCGGCCGGTGGCGAGATCCGCATCCGCTGGTGGACCGACACGCGCGGCGCCCACCTGAGCGTGCAGGACTCGGGCATCGGCATCGAGGCCAAGCACCTGCCGCGCCTGACCGAGCGCTTCTATCGCGTCGACACCAGCCGCGCCTCCAACACCGGCGGCACCGGCCTGGGCCTGGCGATCGTCAAGCACGTGCTGCTGCGCCACCGTGGCACCCTGGAAATCAACAGCGTGCTGGGCAAGGGCAGTGTATTCGTCTGCCATTTCTCTGCCGTGCAAATGGCCGACCCGGACGACGACTTCGACGAACTCTGA
- the phoB gene encoding phosphate regulon transcriptional regulator PhoB has translation MVGRSILIVDDEAPIREMIAVALEMAGYECLEAENSQQAHAIIIDRKPDLILLDWMLPGTSGIELARRLKRDELTGNIPIIMLTAKGEEDNKIQGLEVGADDYITKPFSPRELVARLKAVLRRTGPTEGEAPIEVGGLLLDPISHRVTIDGKPAEMGPTEYRLLQFFMTHQERAYTRGQLLDQVWGGNVYVEERTVDVHIRRLRKALGDAYENLVQTVRGTGYRFSTKS, from the coding sequence ATGGTTGGCAGGAGCATTCTGATCGTTGACGACGAAGCGCCCATCCGCGAGATGATCGCCGTTGCATTGGAAATGGCCGGCTATGAATGCCTCGAAGCCGAGAACTCGCAGCAGGCGCACGCGATCATCATCGACCGCAAGCCCGACCTGATCCTGCTCGACTGGATGCTGCCCGGCACCTCGGGTATCGAACTGGCGCGCCGCCTCAAGCGCGACGAGCTGACCGGCAACATCCCGATCATCATGCTCACCGCCAAGGGCGAAGAGGACAACAAGATCCAGGGCCTGGAAGTCGGTGCCGACGACTACATCACCAAGCCCTTCTCGCCACGTGAGCTGGTCGCCCGTCTCAAGGCCGTGCTGCGCCGCACCGGCCCCACGGAGGGCGAGGCGCCCATCGAAGTCGGCGGGCTGCTGCTTGACCCGATCAGCCACCGTGTCACCATCGACGGCAAGCCGGCAGAAATGGGTCCTACCGAGTACCGCCTGCTGCAATTCTTCATGACCCATCAGGAACGCGCCTACACCCGTGGCCAGCTGCTGGACCAGGTGTGGGGCGGCAACGTGTATGTCGAAGAGCGCACCGTGGACGTGCACATCCGCCGCCTGCGCAAGGCCTTGGGCGATGCCTATGAAAACCTGGTACAGACTGTACGCGGCACCGGCTACCGCTTCTCCACCAAGAGCTGA
- a CDS encoding helicase, with translation MKFRFLLWALGLLMVRASRNNPEFQQQLADKALTFQLQTADGKIARHYIVHEQRVRSVAGMVEAPAFAIAFKDAAYGFATLQATNKQLAFMQGIQNKDIQIKGNPALVIWFQDLTRYLKPRKKG, from the coding sequence ATGAAATTTCGTTTTCTTCTCTGGGCGCTGGGCCTGCTGATGGTGCGCGCCAGCCGCAACAATCCCGAGTTCCAGCAGCAATTGGCCGACAAGGCGCTGACGTTCCAGCTGCAGACCGCCGATGGCAAGATCGCCCGGCATTACATCGTGCATGAACAACGTGTGCGCAGTGTCGCCGGGATGGTAGAGGCGCCGGCCTTCGCCATCGCCTTCAAGGACGCGGCCTACGGATTCGCCACGCTGCAGGCGACCAACAAGCAGCTGGCCTTCATGCAGGGCATCCAGAACAAGGACATCCAGATCAAGGGCAACCCTGCGCTGGTCATCTGGTTCCAGGACCTGACCCGTTACCTCAAGCCCAGGAAGAAGGGCTGA
- the ubiA gene encoding 4-hydroxybenzoate octaprenyltransferase produces the protein MYLSLLKSLNRLNPRAWDFIQLTRIDKPIGVYLLLWPTLWALWVAGNGHPSLANVLIFVVGVFLMRAAGCVINDFADRKVDGHVKRTQQRPLASGKVSSREALVLFAVLVALSFLLVLLTNATTIWLSFGGLALAACYPFMKRYTYYPQVVLGAAFSWGMPMAFTAETGTVPAAAWLLYIANLLWTVAYDTYYAMVDRDDDLRIGVKSTAVLFGDADRTIILTLQALALGCLLLAGSQFKLGLPFHLGLLAAAACFAWQWHSTRERDRDACFKAFLHNHWAGMAIFLGIVADYLLR, from the coding sequence ATGTACCTGTCGCTGCTCAAATCCCTGAACCGCCTCAACCCGCGTGCCTGGGACTTCATCCAGCTGACCCGGATCGACAAGCCGATCGGTGTCTACCTGCTGCTGTGGCCGACGCTCTGGGCGCTGTGGGTCGCCGGCAACGGCCATCCATCGCTGGCCAACGTGCTGATCTTCGTCGTCGGCGTGTTCCTCATGCGCGCCGCCGGCTGCGTGATCAACGACTTCGCCGACCGCAAGGTCGACGGCCACGTCAAACGCACCCAGCAGCGCCCGCTGGCCAGCGGCAAGGTCAGCAGCCGCGAGGCGCTGGTGCTGTTCGCCGTCCTGGTGGCGCTCAGCTTCCTGCTGGTGCTGCTGACCAACGCCACCACCATCTGGCTGTCGTTCGGTGGCCTGGCCCTGGCCGCCTGCTACCCGTTCATGAAGCGCTACACCTATTACCCACAGGTGGTGCTGGGAGCGGCGTTCTCCTGGGGCATGCCGATGGCCTTCACCGCCGAGACCGGCACGGTGCCTGCGGCTGCCTGGCTTCTCTATATTGCCAACCTGCTGTGGACAGTGGCCTACGACACCTACTACGCCATGGTCGACCGCGACGACGACCTGCGTATCGGCGTGAAGTCCACCGCCGTGCTGTTCGGCGATGCCGACCGCACCATCATCCTGACCCTGCAGGCCCTGGCCCTCGGCTGCCTGCTGCTGGCCGGCAGCCAGTTCAAGCTGGGCCTGCCCTTCCACTTGGGGCTGCTGGCGGCGGCCGCCTGTTTCGCCTGGCAGTGGCACAGCACCCGGGAGCGTGACCGCGACGCCTGCTTCAAGGCATTCCTGCACAACCACTGGGCGGGGATGGCGATTTTCCTCGGTATCGTTGCCGACTATCTGCTGCGCTGA
- a CDS encoding chorismate--pyruvate lyase family protein, producing the protein MTQHTPSAADASWLAREQLDTLPTAQVLDWLFNQDSLTRRLTRLSHDRFSVVPSAEGWQPLRDDECSALDLPPGSEGWVREVYLLGQDEPWVFARSVAGREALRDSGLHMDALGTRSLGELLFSNPAFDRGALRVRRYPAQWLPVQARTEGLWARRSRFSRGTLGILVAEVFLPAFWVALNAADLNNEEPS; encoded by the coding sequence GTGACCCAGCACACCCCTTCAGCTGCCGACGCCTCGTGGCTCGCCCGCGAGCAGCTCGATACTCTGCCCACCGCCCAGGTACTCGACTGGCTGTTCAACCAGGACTCCCTGACCCGCCGCCTGACCCGCCTGTCGCATGACCGTTTCAGTGTCGTGCCCTCGGCCGAAGGCTGGCAGCCCCTGCGTGATGACGAGTGCAGCGCGCTGGACCTGCCGCCGGGCAGCGAAGGCTGGGTGCGCGAGGTGTATCTGCTGGGGCAGGACGAACCCTGGGTCTTCGCGCGCAGCGTGGCCGGTCGTGAGGCCCTGCGCGACAGCGGCCTGCACATGGATGCACTGGGCACCCGCTCACTGGGCGAGCTGCTGTTCAGCAACCCGGCGTTCGACCGCGGTGCCCTGCGCGTGCGCCGCTACCCGGCCCAGTGGCTGCCGGTCCAGGCGCGTACCGAAGGGCTCTGGGCACGGCGCTCGCGGTTCAGCCGTGGCACGCTGGGCATTCTGGTGGCCGAGGTTTTCCTGCCTGCTTTCTGGGTCGCCCTGAACGCTGCTGATCTGAACAACGAGGAACCGAGCTGA
- a CDS encoding HU family DNA-binding protein has protein sequence MRKPDLAAAIAEKADLTKDQSTRVLNAILEEITGALHRKDSVTLVGFGTFLQRHRGARTGKNPQTGEPVKIKASNTVSFKPGKALKDSVN, from the coding sequence ATGCGCAAACCAGATCTAGCAGCAGCCATCGCCGAAAAAGCGGACCTCACCAAAGACCAGTCCACCCGCGTTCTCAACGCCATTCTCGAAGAAATTACCGGCGCCCTGCACCGCAAGGACAGCGTGACCCTGGTCGGCTTCGGCACGTTCCTGCAACGTCACCGCGGCGCCCGTACCGGCAAGAACCCGCAGACCGGTGAGCCGGTGAAGATCAAGGCGAGCAACACCGTATCCTTCAAGCCAGGCAAGGCACTGAAAGACTCCGTGAACTGA